The following proteins are co-located in the Streptomyces bottropensis ATCC 25435 genome:
- the rsmA gene encoding 16S rRNA (adenine(1518)-N(6)/adenine(1519)-N(6))-dimethyltransferase RsmA, whose product MSSPSSLPDALLGPADVRELAAALGVRPTKQRGQNFVIDANTVRRIVRTADVRPQDTVVEVGPGLGSLTLALLEVADRVTAVEIDDVLAAALPATITARMPTRADRFALVHSDAMQVTELPGPPPTALVANLPYNVAVPVLLHMLDTFPTIERTLVMVQAEVADRLAAGPGSKVYGVPSVKANWYAEVKRAGSIGRNVFWPAPNVDSGLVSLVRRTEPVKTTAARREVFAVVDAAFAQRRKTLRAALAGWAGSAPAAEAALVAAGVSPQARGESLTVEEFAAIAEHRVTDAATGTRTYDRNHTEEPRQS is encoded by the coding sequence GTGAGCAGCCCCTCCAGCCTCCCCGACGCCCTCCTGGGCCCCGCCGACGTCCGCGAGCTCGCGGCAGCGCTCGGCGTGCGCCCCACCAAACAGCGCGGCCAGAACTTCGTGATCGACGCCAACACGGTCCGCCGGATCGTGCGGACCGCGGACGTCCGCCCGCAGGACACGGTCGTCGAGGTGGGCCCGGGTCTCGGCTCGCTCACCCTCGCCCTGCTGGAGGTGGCGGACCGGGTCACGGCCGTCGAGATCGACGACGTCCTCGCCGCCGCGCTGCCCGCCACCATCACCGCCCGCATGCCCACCCGCGCCGACCGCTTCGCCCTCGTGCACTCGGACGCGATGCAGGTGACCGAACTGCCCGGCCCCCCGCCCACCGCCCTCGTCGCGAACCTCCCGTACAACGTCGCCGTCCCCGTGCTGCTGCACATGCTGGACACCTTCCCCACCATCGAACGCACCCTCGTGATGGTCCAGGCGGAGGTCGCCGACCGCCTCGCCGCCGGACCGGGCTCGAAGGTGTACGGCGTGCCGTCGGTGAAGGCGAACTGGTACGCGGAGGTCAAGCGCGCCGGGTCGATCGGGCGGAACGTCTTCTGGCCGGCGCCGAACGTCGACAGCGGACTCGTCTCGCTCGTCCGCCGGACCGAGCCGGTCAAGACCACCGCCGCCAGGCGGGAGGTGTTCGCGGTCGTCGACGCGGCGTTCGCCCAGCGGCGCAAGACGCTGCGGGCCGCCCTCGCCGGGTGGGCCGGCAGCGCGCCCGCCGCCGAGGCCGCCCTCGTCGCCGCCGGCGTGTCCCCGCAGGCCCGCGGCGAGTCCCTGACCGTCGAGGAGTTCGCCGCCATCGCCGAGCACCGCGTCACCGATGCCGCCACCGGCACCAGGACCTACGACCGGAACCACACCGAGGAGCCCCGCCAGTCGTGA
- a CDS encoding acyltransferase family protein gives MRAGTSASELAAATPSTRDRYVDLLRVASLGTVVLGHWLMAAVTTGGGADGDVEVGNLLAVEPGLQILTWALQIMPVFFFVGGFSHALSYRSLSRRHPDGDSVHPAFLRARLQRLLRPTMVFIGVWGAAAVLLQLAGQGGGLLDVALRLVAQPLWFIGIYLAMVAFTPPLLRMHERFGWGAFGALVAAAGTVDVLRFAFDVPFVEFLNFAFVWLAIHQLGFLRADGRLTRPYLLAGAGLAGAALLVAYGPYPLSMVGMPGEKVSNMAPPTFALLCHGLWLVGAVEWLRGPAGRWLERPKVWRAVVAANGMSMTAFLWHLSAMLGVYGMLLALDVPLPAPATGAWWAQLPPRIAAAAVLTAVLVAAFRSFERPAARSTVPRPRGSSSGPTAYSGPAATLGAVLCLFGVLGLSMVGFGGLFEGRTALLIAVPVSAPAAVAMTLVGWLLVERAGRGAARSDRHA, from the coding sequence GTGCGTGCCGGAACGAGTGCGAGCGAACTCGCCGCCGCCACCCCCTCCACCCGTGACCGGTACGTCGATCTCCTCCGCGTCGCCTCCCTTGGCACGGTCGTCCTCGGCCACTGGCTGATGGCGGCGGTCACCACCGGCGGCGGGGCGGACGGCGATGTCGAGGTGGGGAACCTCCTCGCCGTCGAGCCGGGGCTCCAGATCCTGACCTGGGCCCTGCAGATCATGCCGGTGTTCTTCTTCGTCGGCGGCTTCTCGCACGCCCTCTCCTACCGCTCGCTCAGCCGACGGCACCCGGACGGCGACTCCGTCCACCCCGCCTTCCTCCGCGCCCGGCTCCAGCGGCTCCTGCGGCCCACCATGGTGTTCATCGGGGTGTGGGGCGCCGCCGCCGTCCTGCTCCAACTCGCGGGCCAGGGCGGCGGACTGCTCGACGTGGCGCTGCGGCTGGTCGCGCAGCCACTGTGGTTCATCGGCATCTACCTCGCGATGGTCGCCTTCACCCCGCCGCTGCTGAGGATGCACGAGCGGTTCGGGTGGGGCGCGTTCGGGGCGCTGGTCGCGGCGGCGGGCACCGTCGACGTGCTGCGCTTCGCGTTCGACGTGCCGTTCGTCGAGTTCCTCAACTTCGCCTTCGTGTGGCTCGCGATCCACCAGCTCGGATTCCTGCGCGCCGACGGGCGGTTGACCCGGCCGTATCTGCTCGCCGGGGCCGGGCTCGCGGGGGCGGCGCTGCTGGTGGCGTACGGGCCGTATCCGCTGTCGATGGTCGGGATGCCGGGCGAGAAGGTGTCCAACATGGCGCCGCCGACCTTCGCGCTGCTGTGCCACGGCCTGTGGCTGGTCGGCGCGGTGGAGTGGCTGCGCGGGCCGGCCGGACGGTGGCTGGAGCGGCCGAAGGTGTGGCGGGCGGTCGTGGCGGCCAACGGCATGTCGATGACCGCGTTCCTGTGGCACCTGTCGGCCATGCTCGGGGTCTACGGCATGCTGCTCGCGCTGGATGTGCCGCTGCCCGCGCCCGCGACGGGTGCCTGGTGGGCCCAGCTGCCCCCGCGCATCGCCGCCGCCGCCGTTCTGACGGCGGTGCTGGTCGCGGCCTTCCGGAGCTTCGAGCGCCCCGCTGCCCGGTCCACCGTCCCGCGCCCGCGCGGCAGTTCGAGCGGGCCGACGGCGTACTCCGGACCGGCCGCCACCCTCGGTGCCGTGCTCTGTCTCTTCGGGGTGCTGGGGCTGTCCATGGTCGGCTTCGGCGGGCTGTTCGAGGGGCGTACGGCCCTGCTGATCGCCGTGCCGGTGAGTGCGCCGGCGGCGGTGGCGATGACCCTCGTGGGCTGGCTCCTGGTGGAGCGGGCGGGGCGTGGGGCCGCGCGGAGTGATCGGCACGCGTGA
- a CDS encoding ABC-F family ATP-binding cassette domain-containing protein produces the protein MAVNLVNVENVSKVYGTRALLDGVSLGVSEGDRIGVVGRNGDGKTTLIRMLAKLEEADTGRITHSGGLHAGVLTQHDSLDPAATVRHEVIRDMADHEWAGNAKIRDVLTGLFGGLDLPGFPQGLDTVIGPLSGGERRRIALAKLLIEEQDLIVLDEPTNHLDVEGISWLAGHLRERRSALVCVTHDRWFLDQVCTRMWDVQKGSVYEYEGGYSDYVFARAERERIAATEETKRQNLVRKELAWLRRGAPARTSKPRFRVEAANELIADVPPPRDTSELMKFASSRLGKTVFDLENVTVQAGPKVLLKHLTWQLGPGDRIGLVGVNGAGKTSLLRAMAEAARSEGEKQPAAGRVVTGKTVKLAYLSQEVAELDPNLRVLQAVQQVRDRVDLGKGREMTAGQLCETFGFNKEKQWTPVGDLSGGERRRLQILRLLMDEPNVLFLDEPTNDLDIETLTQLEDLLDGWPGSMIVISHDRFFVERTTDRVFALLGDAALRMLPRGIDEYIERRHAMEEAAAAAAGIAAKPAAEAAQRNAADARAAKKELQKIERQLDKVSEKEAKLHTRIAENATDFAKVGELDAELRALGAEKEELEMRWLELADDA, from the coding sequence ATGGCCGTCAATCTGGTCAATGTCGAGAACGTCAGCAAGGTGTACGGCACCCGTGCCCTGCTCGACGGGGTCTCGCTCGGCGTCTCCGAAGGGGACCGGATCGGCGTCGTGGGGCGGAACGGGGACGGCAAGACGACCCTGATCCGGATGCTCGCCAAGCTGGAGGAGGCCGACACGGGCCGGATCACCCACTCCGGTGGCCTGCACGCCGGCGTCCTCACCCAGCACGACTCCCTCGACCCGGCCGCCACCGTCCGGCACGAGGTCATCCGGGACATGGCCGACCACGAGTGGGCGGGCAACGCCAAGATCCGGGACGTCCTCACCGGGCTGTTCGGCGGGCTCGACCTGCCCGGCTTCCCGCAGGGCCTCGACACCGTCATCGGCCCCCTCTCCGGCGGCGAGCGGCGGCGCATCGCGCTCGCCAAGCTGCTCATCGAGGAGCAGGACCTGATCGTCCTCGACGAGCCCACCAACCACCTCGACGTGGAAGGCATCTCCTGGCTCGCGGGCCACCTGCGGGAGCGCCGGTCCGCACTCGTCTGCGTCACCCACGACCGGTGGTTCCTGGACCAGGTCTGCACCCGGATGTGGGACGTGCAGAAGGGCTCGGTCTACGAGTACGAGGGCGGCTACTCCGACTACGTCTTCGCCCGCGCCGAGCGCGAGCGGATCGCCGCCACCGAGGAGACCAAGCGGCAGAACCTGGTCCGCAAGGAGCTGGCGTGGCTGCGGCGAGGGGCTCCGGCCCGTACGTCGAAGCCCCGGTTCCGGGTCGAGGCGGCGAACGAGCTGATCGCGGACGTGCCGCCGCCGCGTGACACCAGCGAGCTGATGAAATTCGCCTCGTCCCGGCTCGGCAAGACCGTCTTCGACCTGGAGAACGTCACCGTGCAGGCCGGACCGAAGGTGCTGCTGAAGCATCTGACGTGGCAGCTCGGGCCGGGCGACCGCATCGGCCTCGTCGGCGTCAACGGCGCCGGCAAGACCTCCCTGCTGCGGGCCATGGCCGAGGCCGCGCGCAGCGAGGGGGAGAAGCAGCCGGCCGCCGGCCGGGTCGTCACCGGCAAGACGGTCAAGCTCGCCTACCTCTCCCAGGAGGTCGCCGAGCTGGACCCGAACCTGCGGGTGCTCCAGGCCGTGCAGCAGGTCCGCGACCGCGTCGACCTCGGCAAGGGGCGCGAGATGACCGCGGGGCAGCTCTGCGAGACCTTCGGCTTCAACAAGGAGAAGCAGTGGACGCCGGTGGGCGACCTCAGCGGTGGTGAGCGGCGGCGGCTGCAGATTCTGCGGCTGCTGATGGACGAGCCCAACGTCCTCTTCCTCGACGAGCCGACGAACGACCTCGACATCGAGACCCTGACGCAGCTGGAGGACCTGCTCGACGGGTGGCCCGGCTCGATGATCGTCATCTCCCACGACCGGTTCTTCGTCGAGCGCACGACCGACCGGGTGTTCGCGCTGCTCGGCGACGCGGCGCTGCGGATGCTGCCGCGCGGGATCGACGAGTACATCGAGCGGCGGCACGCGATGGAGGAGGCCGCCGCGGCCGCCGCCGGGATCGCCGCGAAGCCCGCCGCCGAAGCCGCGCAGCGCAACGCCGCCGACGCGCGCGCCGCGAAGAAGGAACTGCAGAAGATCGAGCGGCAGTTGGACAAGGTCTCCGAGAAGGAGGCGAAGTTGCACACGCGGATCGCCGAGAACGCGACCGACTTCGCGAAGGTGGGGGAGCTGGACGCCGAGTTGCGGGCGTTGGGCGCGGAGAAGGAGGAGCTGGAGATGCGGTGGCTTGAACTGGCGGACGACGCGTGA
- a CDS encoding 4-(cytidine 5'-diphospho)-2-C-methyl-D-erythritol kinase, giving the protein MSVTVRVPAKVNVQLAVGGPRPDGFHDLANVFLAVGLYDEVTATPADELTVTCEGPGADQVPLDRTNLAARAALALAERHGVEPAVHLHIAKDIPVAGGMAGGSADAAGALLACDTLWGTDASREELLDICAELGSDVPFSLVGGAALGTGRGEQLRPLDVGGTFHWVFAVADGGLSTPAVYREFDRLHAHDVVPEPVASQVLLDALAKGDADALAAFLPGSNGLQPAALSLFPKLADTLTEGRTAGALAALVSGSGPTTAFLVRDADAARTVAEGLLASGTCRAARAAVSPAPGATVVPGAQA; this is encoded by the coding sequence GTGAGCGTCACCGTTCGCGTCCCCGCCAAGGTCAACGTGCAGCTCGCGGTCGGCGGCCCCCGGCCCGACGGCTTCCACGACCTGGCCAACGTCTTCCTCGCCGTCGGGCTCTACGACGAGGTCACCGCGACCCCCGCCGACGAGCTGACCGTCACCTGCGAGGGCCCCGGCGCCGACCAGGTCCCCCTGGACCGTACGAACCTCGCCGCACGGGCCGCGCTCGCGCTGGCGGAACGCCACGGCGTCGAGCCGGCCGTCCATCTGCACATCGCCAAGGACATCCCGGTCGCCGGCGGTATGGCCGGCGGCAGCGCGGACGCGGCCGGCGCGCTCCTCGCCTGCGACACGCTGTGGGGGACCGACGCCTCGCGCGAGGAACTCCTCGACATCTGCGCGGAGTTGGGCAGCGATGTCCCGTTCAGCCTGGTGGGCGGGGCGGCACTCGGCACCGGGCGGGGCGAGCAGCTCCGGCCCCTCGACGTCGGCGGTACGTTCCACTGGGTGTTCGCCGTCGCCGACGGCGGGCTCTCCACGCCCGCCGTCTACCGCGAGTTCGACCGGCTCCACGCGCACGACGTCGTCCCCGAGCCCGTCGCCTCCCAAGTGCTGCTGGACGCCCTCGCCAAGGGGGACGCCGACGCGCTCGCGGCCTTCCTGCCCGGCTCCAACGGCCTCCAGCCCGCCGCACTCTCGCTCTTCCCGAAGCTGGCCGACACCCTCACCGAGGGCCGCACCGCGGGCGCGCTCGCCGCGCTCGTCTCCGGCTCGGGCCCGACCACGGCCTTCCTCGTCCGGGACGCCGACGCGGCCCGCACCGTCGCCGAGGGCCTGCTCGCGTCCGGCACGTGCCGGGCGGCGAGGGCGGCCGTCTCCCCCGCGCCGGGGGCGACCGTCGTCCCGGGAGCCCAGGCCTAG
- a CDS encoding PQQ-binding-like beta-propeller repeat protein, which produces MVQPPDQPPQGGYGAPHGQPQPSQPQPPQQPYGYPQTPPPQGPPAPAPGYGYPQQQPPAQPGPYAQPGPYGQPQQPGPYAQPGPYNPAPQAGYGYPQSQYPGAPTPPPGGGGGSKSPFKGKPAMIIGAAVAALLVVGGTVFAVTSLGDDDEKKPVAKESTSPSEDDKPSDAPTAPVNEGDGSGDGGEDLDIADLNADVKAGEAKVLWYKSAPDAPGSGASAPGLWVTDKVAVKPAYKQLFAYNVSDGNPAWDPIEFPGKICAVTPRATSGDRVVVSYQKNTSKNAECDQLQQIDLNTGDKGWSTEVEEGELFDSTISVGLSVTGDTLMVGRSQSGTAYDVNTGKKLFDKKSYGQSCYPAGFAGGARLIAVSSCAVTTDKEHDEVQELDPRTGKAKWTRKIPKGWKVEHAYSVDPVVLYLTNEEENTWNISTLKADGSTRSQVDSDASFAPDCDGGILTRDLAGCTGVAADANTLYLPTEEKDGTNEVVALNLATGKERWRLKSPSADAEIVPIKVEGAKLLAYVESTRDAGGQVVSIPATGSGPKATKLIQMPASAAEIESSFYSKAIDYVDGRFYISTTLLNGVDDAKEKLMLAYGK; this is translated from the coding sequence ATGGTTCAGCCACCCGATCAGCCGCCGCAGGGCGGCTACGGAGCACCACACGGTCAGCCGCAGCCGTCACAACCGCAACCGCCGCAACAGCCGTACGGCTACCCGCAGACGCCCCCGCCGCAGGGCCCGCCCGCCCCGGCCCCCGGCTACGGCTACCCCCAGCAGCAGCCGCCCGCGCAGCCCGGCCCGTACGCCCAGCCCGGCCCGTACGGACAGCCGCAGCAGCCCGGCCCTTACGCGCAGCCCGGCCCGTACAACCCGGCGCCGCAGGCCGGTTACGGCTACCCGCAGTCGCAGTACCCGGGCGCGCCCACCCCGCCCCCGGGCGGTGGCGGCGGTTCCAAGAGCCCCTTCAAGGGCAAGCCCGCGATGATCATCGGCGCCGCCGTGGCCGCGCTGCTCGTGGTCGGCGGCACGGTGTTCGCGGTGACGAGCCTCGGGGACGACGACGAGAAGAAACCGGTCGCCAAGGAGAGCACGAGCCCGAGCGAGGACGACAAGCCCTCGGACGCGCCCACCGCGCCGGTCAACGAGGGAGACGGCAGCGGCGACGGCGGCGAGGACCTCGACATCGCCGACCTCAACGCGGATGTCAAGGCCGGTGAGGCGAAGGTGCTCTGGTACAAGAGCGCCCCCGACGCCCCGGGTTCCGGCGCGAGCGCCCCCGGCCTGTGGGTCACCGACAAGGTCGCGGTGAAGCCCGCGTACAAGCAGCTCTTCGCCTACAACGTGTCCGACGGGAACCCCGCCTGGGACCCGATCGAGTTCCCCGGCAAGATCTGCGCGGTCACCCCGAGGGCGACCTCCGGCGACCGGGTCGTGGTCTCGTACCAGAAGAACACCTCGAAGAACGCCGAGTGCGACCAGCTTCAGCAGATCGACCTCAACACCGGTGACAAGGGCTGGTCGACGGAGGTGGAGGAGGGCGAGCTGTTCGACAGCACCATCAGCGTCGGGCTCTCCGTCACCGGGGACACGCTCATGGTGGGCCGCTCGCAGTCCGGGACGGCGTACGACGTCAACACCGGCAAGAAGCTGTTCGACAAGAAGAGTTACGGCCAGTCCTGCTACCCGGCCGGGTTCGCGGGCGGCGCGCGGCTGATCGCCGTCTCCTCCTGCGCGGTGACCACCGACAAGGAGCACGACGAGGTCCAGGAGCTGGACCCGAGGACCGGCAAGGCCAAGTGGACGCGGAAGATCCCCAAGGGCTGGAAGGTCGAACACGCCTACTCGGTGGACCCGGTCGTCCTCTACCTCACCAACGAGGAGGAGAACACCTGGAACATCTCCACCCTCAAGGCCGACGGCTCGACCCGCTCGCAGGTCGACTCCGACGCCTCGTTCGCGCCCGACTGCGACGGCGGCATCCTCACCCGCGACCTGGCGGGCTGCACGGGCGTCGCGGCCGACGCGAACACCCTCTACCTGCCGACCGAGGAGAAGGACGGCACGAACGAGGTCGTCGCCCTGAACCTCGCGACCGGCAAGGAGAGGTGGCGCCTGAAGTCGCCCTCCGCCGACGCGGAGATCGTCCCGATCAAGGTCGAGGGGGCGAAGCTCCTCGCGTACGTGGAGTCCACGCGCGACGCGGGCGGCCAGGTCGTGTCGATCCCGGCCACCGGCAGCGGCCCGAAGGCGACCAAGCTCATCCAGATGCCGGCGAGCGCCGCGGAGATCGAGAGCTCGTTCTATTCGAAGGCCATCGACTACGTGGACGGCCGCTTCTACATCTCCACCACCCTGCTGAACGGTGTCGACGACGCGAAGGAGAAGTTGATGCTGGCCTACGGCAAGTGA
- a CDS encoding PQQ-binding-like beta-propeller repeat protein — MTQPPPPPNQPPGPPPNQPPAEPPSLDKGQPPAQPPAQGQPPAQPPQDTPPQGGFGAPTPPPPGGFGAPTPPPQGPPAPGPGYGYPQAPPAQQTPPPAQAPQGPPPAQGPGYGYPQTPPPQPGYGYPGQPGQPGQPGPYGQPQPGPYGQQPQPGPYGQQPPPGPYGYQPPTMAMHPQMGQAPGGKKKVNSTAIIITAAVAAIALIVGGGVFYASTSGDDDGGKKDTASSQGTTGGKDDTKGDDGGSSSSGGSSSGGVEVPTEAQEKAPSSPNAKILFQVPAHEVKEKLTIDSVKGSWLTKTTYAKSALNKIVGYEPDSGKTKWTLDLAGQTCAGSREITTEGIAVVVTESAKRKNNDDRQPCTEVTAFNVETGKEVWTKSADTSGEKVPFGEVTISGTTVAAAGGYGGGAAFDVNSGKVLWSPKVGECTDEGYAGGAQLIAVRKCGDYGSETFQIQLLDPKSGSVKWTYKVPSGISRAKIISTKPVVFGVVTGSDVPLTGTSDIFSLDDSGKLRAKISIPDDKYDYECPVRGVWACRGIYVGNDKVYMPTKNHDGTGSYSSTNEIVSFSLATGKSTGDRVDAGDDYELFPIRMDGPNLIAFKDGPYDKGAQIVSIDGKSLKQTKLLETPSSESVLRAISGMTPTLSEMLYTDGRWFIGSELVSKPYSKDEKEYTALGFGVK; from the coding sequence ATGACGCAGCCGCCGCCCCCGCCGAACCAGCCGCCGGGCCCGCCCCCGAACCAGCCGCCCGCCGAGCCCCCGTCGCTGGACAAGGGTCAGCCGCCCGCGCAGCCCCCGGCCCAGGGCCAGCCGCCCGCGCAGCCCCCGCAGGACACCCCGCCGCAGGGTGGTTTCGGCGCGCCCACGCCCCCGCCGCCCGGCGGTTTCGGCGCCCCGACACCCCCGCCGCAGGGCCCGCCCGCGCCCGGTCCGGGCTACGGCTACCCGCAGGCGCCCCCGGCCCAGCAGACCCCGCCGCCGGCCCAGGCCCCGCAGGGGCCCCCGCCCGCGCAGGGCCCCGGCTACGGCTACCCGCAGACGCCCCCGCCGCAGCCCGGTTACGGCTACCCGGGCCAGCCCGGCCAGCCGGGTCAGCCGGGTCCTTACGGCCAGCCGCAGCCCGGCCCGTACGGCCAGCAGCCGCAGCCCGGTCCCTACGGGCAGCAGCCGCCTCCCGGCCCCTACGGCTACCAGCCGCCGACCATGGCGATGCATCCGCAGATGGGGCAGGCCCCGGGCGGCAAGAAGAAGGTCAACTCCACGGCGATCATCATCACGGCGGCGGTCGCGGCCATCGCGCTGATCGTCGGCGGCGGTGTCTTCTACGCCTCCACCAGCGGGGACGACGACGGTGGCAAGAAGGACACCGCCAGTTCGCAGGGCACGACCGGCGGCAAGGACGACACCAAGGGTGACGACGGCGGTTCGTCCTCGTCCGGCGGTTCGTCGTCCGGTGGCGTGGAGGTGCCGACCGAGGCGCAGGAGAAGGCGCCCAGCAGCCCGAACGCGAAGATCCTCTTCCAGGTGCCCGCGCACGAGGTCAAGGAAAAGCTGACCATCGACAGCGTCAAGGGCTCCTGGCTGACGAAGACCACGTACGCCAAGTCGGCCCTGAACAAGATCGTCGGCTATGAGCCGGACAGCGGCAAGACCAAGTGGACGCTGGACCTGGCCGGTCAGACCTGCGCGGGCTCCCGTGAGATCACCACCGAGGGCATCGCCGTGGTGGTGACCGAGTCGGCCAAGCGCAAGAACAACGACGACCGTCAGCCCTGCACCGAGGTCACCGCGTTCAACGTCGAGACCGGCAAGGAGGTGTGGACCAAGAGCGCCGACACGAGCGGTGAGAAGGTGCCGTTCGGCGAGGTCACCATCTCCGGTACGACGGTCGCGGCGGCCGGCGGCTACGGCGGCGGCGCGGCGTTCGACGTCAACTCCGGCAAGGTGCTGTGGTCGCCCAAGGTCGGCGAGTGCACCGACGAGGGCTACGCGGGCGGCGCCCAGCTGATCGCGGTCCGCAAGTGCGGTGACTACGGCAGCGAGACCTTCCAGATCCAGCTGCTGGACCCGAAGTCGGGCAGCGTCAAGTGGACCTACAAGGTGCCCTCCGGCATCTCGCGCGCCAAGATCATCTCCACCAAGCCGGTGGTCTTCGGTGTCGTCACCGGCAGCGACGTCCCGCTGACCGGCACGAGCGACATCTTCTCGCTCGACGACAGCGGCAAGCTGCGCGCCAAGATCTCCATCCCGGACGACAAGTACGACTACGAGTGCCCCGTCCGCGGTGTCTGGGCCTGCCGGGGCATCTACGTCGGCAACGACAAGGTGTACATGCCGACCAAGAACCACGACGGCACCGGCTCCTACAGCTCCACCAACGAGATCGTGTCCTTCTCGCTGGCCACGGGGAAGTCCACCGGCGACCGGGTCGACGCGGGCGACGACTACGAGCTGTTCCCGATCCGGATGGACGGGCCGAACCTCATCGCCTTCAAGGACGGCCCGTACGACAAGGGGGCCCAGATCGTCTCCATCGACGGCAAGTCGCTGAAGCAGACCAAGCTCCTGGAGACCCCGTCCTCCGAGTCGGTGCTGCGTGCGATCAGCGGGATGACGCCGACGCTGAGCGAGATGCTCTACACCGACGGACGGTGGTTCATCGGCTCGGAACTCGTCAGCAAGCCGTATTCGAAGGACGAGAAGGAGTACACGGCGCTCGGCTTCGGGGTGAAGTAA